A single Campylobacter ureolyticus ACS-301-V-Sch3b DNA region contains:
- a CDS encoding anaerobic C4-dicarboxylate transporter, whose translation MDFMLILEIIVLLGAIFIGVKLGGIGIGYAGGLGVIVLTIGLGLKMGSIPWDVILIIASVISAIGAMQVAGGLDYLVQIAEKILRKNPKHINFLAPAVTYLLTIFAGTGHTAFSMIPVIAEVAKGQNIKPSVPLSIAVVASQIAITASPVSAAVIFMAGDMALGGLGVSYPILLAIWIPTTFAGCMVTAFIMNLLWKQDLSSDPVYQDRLAKGLVAAPQKEGSYKELPKGAKTSVVIFLIGIILVVLYASAISPQFKLIENVKLPRDGAIMSIMLTIGALIVMICKIDVDKVPLQSTFRSGMTACICVLGVAWLGDTFVSNHTEEIKGLAGNLVKQYPVLLSVALFFASMLLYSQAATAKALIPTVIAALGLSATNNGDVYILVASFAAVSALFVLPTYPTLLGAVQMDDTGTTRIGKYVFNHAFFLPGVLAIAFSVGFGFILAPILL comes from the coding sequence ATGGACTTCATGCTTATTTTAGAAATAATCGTTTTACTTGGAGCGATTTTTATAGGTGTCAAATTAGGTGGCATCGGCATAGGCTACGCAGGTGGTCTTGGTGTTATAGTATTAACCATTGGACTTGGTTTAAAAATGGGAAGCATTCCTTGGGATGTTATTTTAATTATTGCTTCTGTTATTTCAGCAATAGGTGCAATGCAAGTTGCGGGCGGACTTGATTATTTAGTTCAAATTGCTGAAAAAATTCTTCGTAAGAATCCAAAGCACATAAACTTCTTAGCTCCTGCAGTTACTTATCTTTTAACTATCTTTGCAGGAACAGGTCACACAGCATTCTCAATGATACCAGTTATTGCAGAGGTTGCAAAGGGACAAAACATTAAACCTTCAGTTCCACTATCAATCGCTGTCGTTGCCTCACAAATAGCAATTACAGCAAGCCCTGTATCAGCAGCTGTTATATTTATGGCTGGCGATATGGCACTTGGTGGACTTGGAGTTAGCTATCCTATACTTCTAGCTATTTGGATTCCAACAACATTTGCAGGTTGTATGGTAACAGCATTTATAATGAACCTTTTATGGAAACAAGATTTAAGTTCTGATCCTGTTTACCAAGATAGACTTGCAAAAGGTTTGGTTGCGGCTCCACAAAAAGAAGGTAGTTACAAAGAACTCCCAAAAGGAGCAAAAACTTCTGTTGTGATTTTCTTAATTGGAATTATTTTAGTCGTTTTATATGCTTCAGCTATAAGCCCTCAATTTAAGCTAATAGAAAATGTTAAACTTCCAAGAGATGGTGCGATAATGAGCATTATGCTAACAATTGGTGCATTAATAGTTATGATTTGTAAAATTGATGTTGATAAAGTTCCACTACAAAGCACATTTAGAAGTGGTATGACAGCGTGCATATGCGTTTTAGGTGTTGCTTGGCTTGGAGATACATTTGTATCAAATCACACTGAAGAGATTAAGGGCTTGGCAGGAAACTTGGTAAAGCAATATCCTGTTTTATTATCAGTTGCTCTATTTTTTGCTAGTATGCTTCTTTACTCACAAGCTGCAACTGCAAAAGCATTGATTCCTACAGTTATAGCTGCTCTTGGATTAAGTGCAACAAATAATGGAGATGTTTATATCCTAGTTGCTTCATTTGCTGCTGTTTCAGCACTATTTGTTCTACCAACCTACCCTACACTTCTAGGTGCAGTTCAAATGGACGATACAGGAACAACAAGAATTGGAAAATATGTATTTAACCACGCATTCTTCTTACCTGGTGTTTTGGCAATTGCCTTCTCAGTAGGCTTTGGCTTTATTTTAGCACCAATTCTACTTTAA
- a CDS encoding aspartate/glutamate racemase family protein, with amino-acid sequence MKRVGIIGGMGSMASADLYMKIVKLTPAKCDQDHILLTIDNNAKIPDRTSYIYGDGKDPFPYLLDSVKRLENSGCDAFCMACNTAHYFAPRLIAETKMKFLDMPKITVENISKNYKNAKKVAVVGTITTRKSKIYDKNLEKYGFESVEFSKEIENDIMKCIYEGVKAGKIEEKKDFFIETMSKIDADIFIAACTEIPLFLPFVPKEFKFVDATEELAKEIIKFANS; translated from the coding sequence ATGAAAAGAGTTGGGATAATTGGTGGAATGGGATCCATGGCAAGTGCAGATCTTTATATGAAAATAGTAAAATTAACTCCTGCAAAATGCGACCAAGATCATATTTTATTAACAATCGATAATAATGCAAAAATTCCTGATAGAACAAGTTACATTTATGGAGATGGAAAAGATCCATTTCCTTATTTGCTTGATAGTGTTAAAAGACTTGAAAACTCAGGTTGCGATGCATTTTGCATGGCGTGTAATACAGCTCATTATTTTGCACCAAGACTTATAGCTGAAACAAAAATGAAATTTTTAGATATGCCAAAAATAACTGTTGAAAATATAAGCAAAAACTACAAAAATGCTAAAAAAGTAGCTGTTGTAGGAACAATAACTACAAGAAAAAGTAAAATTTATGATAAAAATTTAGAAAAATATGGTTTTGAAAGTGTTGAGTTTAGTAAAGAGATAGAAAATGACATTATGAAGTGTATTTATGAGGGTGTAAAAGCTGGAAAAATAGAAGAAAAAAAAGACTTTTTTATTGAAACTATGTCTAAGATTGATGCTGATATATTTATAGCTGCTTGTACTGAGATACCATTATTTTTACCATTTGTACCAAAAGAATTTAAATTTGTAGATGCTACTGAAGAGCTTGCAAAAGAGATAATTAAATTTGCAAATTCTTAA
- a CDS encoding class II 3-deoxy-7-phosphoheptulonate synthase, with the protein MKWNKDAWRSLPIKQQPIYSDLDELKKTEIRLSTLPPLVFAGEVRSLKKELASASLGKSFLLQGGDCAESFANYRADNIKNMFKVILQMSAVLTFAGSFPIVKVGRIAGQFAKPRSSDFEEINGVKLPSYRGDIVNDLEFTKEAREPKPEKLIQAYYQSATTLNLLRAFARGGLANLHEINKWNLGFAKAAEIETKFSNLVSEITRALDFMEACGIDPEAQAINETRFYTSHEALLLPYEEALTRIDSTSGDWYDCSAHMLWIGERTRGLNEAHVNFLSGVKNPVGVKVGPTATPDEVLGLCEKLNPENEAGRLNLIVRMGADKIDSNLPKLLKAVKSEGKIVLWSSDPMHGNTFKTTNNYKTRAFDKILKEVKSFFEIHKSEGTYPGGIHLEMSGDDVTECTGGFFNVKEETLAKRYETQCDPRLNANQALELAFLVADLLKEFKK; encoded by the coding sequence ATGAAATGGAATAAAGATGCTTGGCGGAGTTTGCCTATTAAACAACAGCCTATTTATAGTGATTTAGATGAACTTAAAAAAACCGAAATTCGCCTATCAACACTTCCTCCACTTGTTTTTGCAGGAGAGGTAAGAAGTCTTAAAAAAGAACTTGCAAGTGCTAGTTTAGGAAAAAGCTTTTTGCTTCAAGGTGGAGATTGTGCTGAGAGTTTTGCAAACTATAGAGCTGATAATATAAAAAATATGTTTAAGGTAATTTTACAAATGTCAGCTGTATTAACATTTGCAGGGAGTTTTCCAATTGTCAAAGTAGGGCGTATAGCAGGACAGTTTGCAAAACCAAGAAGCAGTGATTTTGAAGAGATTAATGGAGTAAAACTTCCAAGCTATAGAGGTGATATTGTAAATGATTTAGAATTTACTAAAGAAGCAAGGGAACCAAAGCCAGAAAAGCTTATTCAAGCATATTATCAAAGCGCTACAACATTAAACTTGCTTAGAGCTTTTGCTAGAGGTGGACTAGCAAATTTACATGAAATTAATAAATGGAATTTGGGTTTTGCAAAAGCAGCTGAAATTGAGACTAAATTTTCAAATTTGGTAAGTGAAATCACAAGAGCACTAGATTTTATGGAAGCTTGTGGTATAGACCCAGAAGCTCAAGCCATAAATGAGACTAGGTTTTATACTTCTCATGAAGCCTTGCTTTTGCCTTATGAAGAGGCATTAACTAGGATAGATAGTACAAGTGGTGATTGGTATGATTGTTCAGCTCACATGCTTTGGATAGGTGAGAGAACTAGAGGACTTAATGAAGCCCATGTAAATTTTTTAAGCGGAGTTAAAAATCCAGTTGGTGTAAAAGTTGGACCTACTGCAACACCAGATGAGGTTTTAGGACTTTGTGAAAAACTTAATCCAGAAAATGAAGCAGGAAGATTAAATTTAATTGTTAGAATGGGTGCTGATAAAATAGATAGTAATTTACCAAAACTTTTAAAAGCTGTTAAAAGTGAGGGTAAAATAGTGCTTTGGAGTAGTGATCCAATGCATGGAAATACTTTTAAAACAACAAATAATTACAAAACAAGAGCTTTTGATAAAATACTAAAAGAGGTAAAAAGCTTTTTTGAAATTCATAAAAGTGAAGGGACATATCCTGGTGGAATTCATCTTGAAATGAGCGGTGATGATGTAACTGAATGTACTGGTGGATTTTTTAATGTAAAAGAAGAAACTTTAGCTAAAAGATATGAAACTCAGTGTGATCCAAGACTAAATGCAAATCAAGCTTTAGAGCTTGCTTTTTTAGTAGCTGATCTTTTAAAAGAGTTCAAAAAATAG
- the rarD gene encoding EamA family transporter RarD, producing MKTETNIGFIAGISTFVMWGLFPLYFKLLRNVSAVEILAHRIFWSFVFVFFFILFSKKISSLKRYILNKKVVLTLTISGIFVSLNWGIYIYAVNSNQILEASLGYFINPLMYIILGMIFFKEIPSNLGKIAIFVVFLAILIQVISLGKLPFISLILPTLFALYGLIKKKLNVGSLEGLFIETFLLSILAFCYILIIQNNATGHFDFGKTGFLLALSGCVTVLPLITFNIAAVRLKFSTIGFLQYISPTMTTMLAIFLYKEDFSIYKLISFALIWLSIALITIDSYKNNKTLEEK from the coding sequence ATGAAAACAGAGACTAATATAGGCTTTATTGCAGGAATTTCTACATTTGTTATGTGGGGTCTTTTTCCTTTATATTTTAAGCTTTTACGAAATGTAAGTGCAGTAGAAATTTTAGCCCATAGAATATTTTGGTCTTTTGTATTTGTATTTTTTTTTATACTTTTTTCAAAAAAAATTAGCAGCTTAAAAAGATATATATTAAATAAAAAAGTGGTTTTAACACTTACAATTAGTGGAATTTTTGTTAGTCTTAACTGGGGAATTTACATATATGCAGTAAATTCTAATCAAATTCTAGAAGCAAGCTTAGGGTATTTTATAAATCCTTTAATGTATATAATTTTAGGTATGATTTTCTTTAAAGAAATTCCTTCAAATTTGGGAAAAATAGCAATTTTTGTAGTATTTTTAGCTATTTTAATACAAGTAATATCTCTTGGAAAACTTCCTTTTATTTCACTTATTTTACCAACATTATTTGCCTTATATGGATTAATCAAAAAAAAATTAAATGTTGGCTCACTTGAAGGACTTTTTATAGAGACATTTTTACTTTCAATTTTAGCATTTTGCTATATTTTAATAATACAAAATAATGCAACTGGACACTTTGATTTTGGCAAAACTGGGTTTCTTTTAGCACTTTCAGGTTGTGTGACAGTTTTACCACTTATAACATTTAATATTGCCGCAGTAAGATTAAAATTTTCAACTATAGGTTTTTTGCAATATATTTCGCCAACAATGACAACAATGCTTGCTATTTTTTTATATAAAGAAGATTTTAGTATCTATAAGCTAATAAGCTTTGCTTTAATTTGGTTAAGTATTGCCCTAATTACAATAGATAGCTATAAAAACAATAAAACATTGGAAGAAAAGTGA
- the rarD gene encoding EamA family transporter RarD: MKNLGLILGIASFFMWGAFPVYFKYLSHISAFEILANRILWSFIFVFFVLLFCKKLRSLKRYLLDKKLFLKLSVCGILISLNWGIYVYAITINRVLDASLGQFINPLMYMFLGIVFFKETPSKLEFTAIFLGFLAIMIQVIELGSFPYIACFLSLSFTIYGLLKKKMNIPSLEGLFIETFVVAIISFFYISLTPSNLNFDLTGLLLLGCGIVTLVPMITFNYATLLLKLSTIGFLQYITPICTVIFGVVLFNEHFSIYKFISFGLIWIALIMITYDGYKRRKNV, from the coding sequence GTGAAAAATTTAGGTCTTATTTTAGGAATTGCTTCGTTTTTTATGTGGGGAGCTTTTCCTGTTTATTTTAAGTATTTATCACACATTTCAGCATTTGAAATTTTAGCAAATAGAATACTTTGGTCTTTTATATTTGTCTTTTTTGTCCTTTTGTTTTGTAAAAAACTAAGAAGCTTAAAAAGATATCTACTTGATAAAAAGCTATTTTTAAAATTAAGTGTTTGTGGTATTTTAATAAGCCTAAATTGGGGAATTTATGTTTATGCAATAACTATAAATAGGGTTTTAGATGCAAGCTTAGGACAATTTATAAATCCTTTAATGTATATGTTCTTAGGAATTGTATTTTTTAAAGAAACACCATCGAAACTAGAATTTACAGCTATATTTTTAGGGTTTTTAGCCATAATGATACAAGTAATTGAGCTTGGAAGTTTTCCATATATTGCTTGCTTTTTATCGCTTAGCTTTACAATTTATGGACTTTTAAAGAAAAAAATGAATATCCCATCACTAGAAGGACTTTTTATAGAAACATTTGTTGTTGCAATAATTTCTTTTTTCTATATAAGCCTAACTCCTTCAAATTTAAATTTTGATTTAACCGGACTTTTGCTTTTAGGATGTGGCATAGTAACACTAGTTCCTATGATCACATTTAACTATGCAACCCTTCTTTTAAAGCTTTCAACTATTGGATTTTTACAATACATTACGCCAATTTGTACTGTAATTTTTGGTGTAGTTTTATTTAACGAACACTTTAGTATTTATAAATTTATAAGTTTTGGACTTATTTGGATTGCACTAATAATGATAACCTATGATGGATATAAAAGGAGAAAAAATGTTTAA
- the mrdA gene encoding penicillin-binding protein 2 — MRLKFSILFIVLFWLMLILRVYYLSSNEYYAGIASKNVVKTTELPPVRGQIFDANNNPLAINRLGYSLFLKPHLKNEIIEEETIYLEKLFIDLNSTKMQKEYKKQNSPYNQDFIKIVDFLEYEDISPLFSKLNLRKNLRIEPASLRFYPYNSTASHVIGYVAKANSKDLETNPLSKLTNIAGKSGVERYYNDILQGKEGKRLTKVTALNKVVEEISYTKPQSSDITLSIDMKLQEYLEDLFSDKSGAVIIMNVDNGEIVAAGSFPEYDLNPFVTGISQKDWTDLIENLDHPFTNKLINGLYPPGSVVKMSVAMAFLNSGKIDKDKSYFCGGAMELGNHKFRCWSRWGHGKMNLNDAIRQSCDIYFYEGSLEVGIDFLSSNLEKHGFGKKTGIDLPNEFIGTVPSRVWKMEKYAKPWYMGETVITSIGQGSFLVTPMQIAKNTAEIASGKGLTPHFLKKIDDNEVSFNTYEVFTPFEKQNLPYIRKAMYEVANHPKGTAYRYLKDSIVKIAAKTGTAQVVSIPQSEIVRMKEKDMEYYHRSHAWITGYAPFDNPKYAVTILVEHGGGGSSTGGPLLKNIFEKLVDMGYISINN, encoded by the coding sequence ATGAGACTTAAATTTAGCATTTTATTTATCGTTTTATTTTGGCTTATGCTAATTTTAAGAGTTTATTATTTAAGCTCAAATGAATATTATGCTGGAATTGCTTCAAAAAATGTTGTAAAAACTACTGAGTTGCCACCAGTTAGAGGTCAAATTTTTGATGCAAATAACAACCCATTAGCAATAAATCGCCTTGGATACTCACTATTTTTAAAACCTCACTTAAAAAATGAAATTATAGAAGAAGAAACTATATATTTAGAAAAATTATTTATAGATTTAAATTCTACAAAAATGCAAAAAGAGTATAAAAAACAAAACTCACCATATAATCAAGATTTTATAAAAATAGTTGATTTTTTAGAGTATGAGGATATTTCCCCTCTGTTTTCAAAACTAAATTTAAGAAAAAATTTACGCATAGAGCCAGCTTCACTTCGCTTTTATCCATATAATTCTACGGCATCTCATGTTATTGGATATGTGGCAAAGGCAAATTCAAAAGATCTAGAAACTAATCCTTTATCAAAACTTACAAATATAGCTGGAAAGAGTGGCGTTGAAAGATATTATAACGATATCTTACAAGGAAAAGAGGGAAAACGCCTAACAAAAGTTACTGCTTTAAATAAAGTAGTTGAGGAAATATCATACACAAAACCACAAAGCAGTGATATAACTCTAAGCATAGATATGAAACTACAAGAGTATTTAGAAGATCTTTTTAGTGATAAATCAGGAGCTGTTATTATAATGAATGTGGATAATGGTGAGATAGTTGCAGCAGGAAGTTTTCCAGAGTATGATTTAAATCCATTTGTTACAGGCATTAGCCAAAAAGATTGGACAGATTTAATTGAAAATTTAGATCATCCATTTACAAATAAACTTATAAATGGTCTTTATCCACCAGGTTCAGTTGTGAAAATGTCAGTTGCAATGGCATTTTTAAATAGTGGTAAAATAGATAAAGATAAAAGCTATTTTTGTGGTGGAGCAATGGAACTTGGAAATCATAAATTTAGGTGTTGGAGCAGATGGGGTCATGGAAAAATGAATTTAAATGATGCCATAAGGCAAAGTTGTGATATTTATTTTTACGAGGGAAGTTTAGAGGTTGGAATTGACTTTTTATCTTCAAATTTAGAAAAACATGGTTTTGGTAAAAAAACAGGAATTGATCTTCCAAATGAGTTTATAGGAACTGTTCCAAGTAGGGTTTGGAAAATGGAAAAATACGCAAAACCTTGGTATATGGGTGAAACTGTCATAACATCAATTGGTCAAGGAAGTTTTTTAGTAACTCCAATGCAAATAGCAAAAAACACAGCCGAAATAGCCAGTGGAAAAGGCTTAACACCTCATTTTTTAAAAAAAATTGATGATAATGAAGTTAGCTTTAATACTTATGAAGTTTTTACACCTTTTGAAAAACAAAATTTACCATATATAAGAAAAGCTATGTATGAGGTGGCAAATCACCCAAAAGGCACAGCCTATAGATATTTAAAAGATAGCATTGTAAAAATAGCTGCAAAAACAGGAACTGCGCAAGTTGTGAGCATTCCACAAAGTGAAATTGTAAGAATGAAAGAAAAAGATATGGAGTATTATCACCGTTCACACGCTTGGATAACAGGTTATGCACCGTTTGATAATCCAAAATATGCGGTTACAATTTTAGTTGAACATGGTGGCGGTGGAAGTAGTACAGGCGGACCTCTTTTAAAAAATATTTTTGAAAAACTTGTAGATATGGGATATATAAGCATAAATAATTAA
- a CDS encoding N-acetyltransferase: MVEYKTAKLKDIKAMQEMVADEVKKGIILPRSDSEIAQNIRSYTLALKDNKIVGYASLHIYSIELAEIRSLVVSKNLRANGIGSCLVKTLLEEAKFQDIKKVFALTYADKFFKKLGFVEISKEELPDQKIWADCIKCKQFPVCNEIAVINTL, from the coding sequence TTGGTAGAGTATAAAACTGCAAAGTTAAAAGACATTAAAGCTATGCAAGAAATGGTTGCTGATGAAGTAAAAAAGGGCATTATACTACCAAGAAGTGATAGTGAAATTGCTCAAAATATAAGATCTTATACCTTGGCTTTAAAAGATAATAAAATTGTAGGATATGCATCTTTGCACATTTACTCCATAGAATTAGCTGAAATTAGAAGTCTTGTTGTAAGTAAAAATTTAAGAGCAAATGGCATTGGAAGTTGTCTTGTAAAAACCTTATTAGAAGAGGCAAAATTTCAAGATATTAAAAAAGTTTTTGCTTTAACTTATGCGGATAAGTTTTTTAAAAAGTTAGGTTTTGTGGAAATTTCAAAAGAGGAGTTGCCTGATCAAAAAATTTGGGCAGATTGTATTAAATGCAAACAATTTCCAGTATGCAACGAAATAGCCGTGATAAATACGCTTTAA
- the yihA gene encoding ribosome biogenesis GTP-binding protein YihA/YsxC, translated as MIKVLNARFLTSSPSLEKSDFYSGSEIAFLGRSNVGKSSFINSLVNQKNLAKSSSTPGKTKLINFFEANFKDDDENLYNLILVDLPGFGYAKVAKSTHKIWQSALDEFIKKRNSIRLFIHLRDSRQFDMEIDKNVDLYIKSFLRSDQRLINFYTKSDKLNQSQKAKVLNFDKDAKFVSTLKNEGIDEARELIIKGVFGRV; from the coding sequence GTGATAAAAGTCTTAAATGCTAGGTTTTTAACATCATCTCCTAGTTTAGAAAAAAGTGATTTTTACTCAGGAAGTGAAATAGCTTTTTTGGGTAGATCAAATGTTGGAAAAAGTAGCTTTATAAACTCTTTGGTAAATCAAAAAAACTTAGCAAAAAGTAGTAGCACCCCAGGAAAAACTAAACTTATAAATTTTTTTGAAGCGAATTTTAAAGATGATGATGAAAATTTATATAATTTAATTTTAGTGGATTTACCTGGCTTTGGTTATGCAAAAGTTGCAAAAAGCACACACAAAATTTGGCAAAGTGCTTTGGATGAGTTTATCAAAAAAAGAAATTCAATAAGACTTTTTATTCATCTTAGAGATAGCAGGCAGTTTGATATGGAAATTGATAAAAATGTTGATTTATATATAAAAAGTTTTTTAAGAAGTGACCAAAGACTTATAAATTTTTATACAAAATCAGATAAATTAAATCAAAGCCAAAAAGCAAAAGTTTTAAATTTTGACAAAGATGCTAAATTTGTATCAACATTAAAAAATGAAGGTATTGATGAAGCAAGAGAGCTTATTATAAAGGGTGTTTTTGGTAGAGTATAA
- the lptA gene encoding lipopolysaccharide transport periplasmic protein LptA: protein MVFKKIVVFLLVSLPLFAEQVEVTADNFFADEIKLQSVLTGNVKVKKGSFDTLNSDKITIYFDKNKQPTKYIATGNAKFKILINESHYNGKGDILTYEPKTEIYTLKGNAWIEEVETKREVFGDIITINQLSGKYEVNSDRSNKKLDKKPAKLIFKIEDKK, encoded by the coding sequence ATGGTTTTTAAGAAAATAGTAGTGTTTTTACTCGTGTCTTTACCTTTATTTGCCGAGCAGGTTGAGGTTACGGCCGATAATTTTTTTGCTGATGAGATAAAGCTTCAAAGTGTTTTAACTGGAAATGTAAAAGTTAAAAAAGGCTCATTTGACACTCTTAATAGCGATAAAATTACAATTTATTTTGATAAAAATAAGCAACCTACAAAATATATCGCAACAGGTAATGCCAAATTTAAAATTTTGATTAATGAAAGCCACTATAATGGCAAGGGAGATATTTTAACTTATGAGCCAAAAACTGAAATTTATACTTTAAAAGGCAACGCTTGGATAGAAGAGGTTGAAACAAAAAGAGAGGTCTTTGGAGATATTATAACGATTAATCAACTGAGTGGAAAATATGAAGTAAATAGTGATAGATCAAACAAAAAATTAGATAAAAAACCTGCAAAATTAATCTTTAAAATTGAGGATAAAAAGTGA
- the lptC gene encoding LPS export ABC transporter periplasmic protein LptC, whose translation MAIRIFYFGIAIFSVMMVILSVQTPYFSDFFKNEIDLAQTEMFDIIDYEVTEEKIIAKYEADKGVKYKDKDEFENFKGFILNKDTNHTLSSKKAIHKDDIIEFLGNAKYKNSDEINYISDEIFYNTKTKIATSNKPFILWQNENNVTGLTLKHDLNTKQTFATGVNGWFLRK comes from the coding sequence ATGGCTATAAGAATTTTTTATTTTGGCATTGCTATTTTTAGTGTTATGATGGTTATTTTATCAGTTCAAACACCTTATTTTAGTGATTTTTTTAAAAATGAGATAGATTTAGCCCAGACTGAAATGTTTGATATAATTGATTATGAGGTAACAGAAGAAAAAATTATTGCAAAATATGAAGCTGATAAAGGTGTAAAATATAAAGATAAAGATGAGTTTGAAAATTTCAAAGGTTTTATTTTAAATAAAGATACAAATCATACATTAAGTTCAAAAAAAGCTATTCATAAAGATGATATAATAGAGTTTTTAGGCAATGCGAAGTATAAAAATAGTGATGAAATAAACTACATCTCAGATGAGATTTTTTATAATACAAAAACAAAAATTGCTACAAGCAACAAGCCTTTTATTTTATGGCAAAATGAAAATAATGTAACTGGTCTTACTTTAAAACATGATCTAAATACAAAACAGACTTTTGCAACAGGAGTTAATGGATGGTTTTTAAGAAAATAG